A region of Streptomyces cinnamoneus DNA encodes the following proteins:
- a CDS encoding SPW repeat protein, whose amino-acid sequence MTAPTSPRIDQHPDILALRAHSEETTATPAAQGLEALAVLCGVYLAASPWIVGFNGFSTLTANNLITGIAFACLVGGFGSAYERTHAMSWAALCLAAWTIMAPWIVSGHAFITAANVSNVVVGIVSCVVALALAGLGFGRRARR is encoded by the coding sequence GTGACCGCCCCTACGTCGCCCCGGATCGACCAGCACCCGGACATCTTGGCGCTTCGTGCGCACTCCGAGGAGACGACGGCGACTCCCGCCGCCCAGGGCCTTGAGGCACTCGCAGTCCTTTGCGGCGTGTACTTGGCCGCCTCACCATGGATTGTGGGCTTCAACGGGTTCTCCACCCTGACCGCCAACAACCTGATCACCGGTATCGCCTTCGCTTGCCTGGTCGGCGGCTTCGGCTCGGCATATGAGCGCACCCACGCCATGAGCTGGGCGGCGCTGTGCCTCGCCGCGTGGACGATCATGGCTCCGTGGATCGTCTCGGGCCACGCCTTCATCACCGCCGCCAACGTCAGCAACGTGGTCGTCGGCATCGTCTCGTGCGTGGTCGCCCTCGCCCTGGCAGGGCTGGGCTTCGGACGCCGAGCACGACGGTGA
- a CDS encoding FAD-binding oxidoreductase: protein MTVSVENPLLTALGEVLPPHALLTDEAELARHSRDAAPFGAAGRPAVVVCPETVEEVQHVVRTARARGVAVVPQGARTGLAGAANAVTGCVVLSMTRMNRILEIDTGNRLVRCEPGVVTADLAAAVAGEGLCYPPDPASFETCTIGGNIATGAGGLCCVKYGVTADYVLGLTVVLADGEVLRVGRNTVKGVAGYDLTRLFVGSEGTLGVIVEATLALVPPRPPALALLARFASTADAGEAVGAIIREGHVPSALELLDRATTRAVAALGHPLLGGDRTEAAATLIVASDAPDARERVRAMTELCRDAKALSVTAAEDEEQTGQVLRARRMVMPALAAHAGAGDREVTAFIEDVAVPRARLAVLIEQIEQIAQEHDLFIATVGHAGDGNLHPTVVFDPADPSAVRRAKDAYDAIMAAALELGGTITGEHGVGTLKRDWLARELSPRSLRLHRDVKRLLDPEGLLNPGKVLA from the coding sequence ATGACCGTCTCCGTCGAGAACCCCCTGCTCACAGCCCTCGGCGAGGTCCTGCCCCCGCACGCCCTGCTGACCGACGAGGCCGAACTCGCCCGCCACAGCCGCGACGCGGCCCCCTTCGGCGCGGCGGGGAGACCCGCCGTGGTCGTGTGTCCCGAGACCGTCGAGGAGGTCCAGCACGTGGTGCGCACCGCCCGCGCCCGGGGCGTCGCCGTGGTGCCGCAGGGCGCCCGCACCGGTCTCGCGGGGGCCGCGAACGCCGTGACCGGGTGTGTGGTGCTGTCCATGACGCGGATGAACCGCATCCTGGAGATCGACACCGGCAACCGCCTGGTGCGCTGCGAGCCGGGCGTGGTGACCGCCGACCTCGCGGCGGCCGTCGCCGGGGAGGGGCTGTGCTACCCGCCGGATCCGGCGTCCTTCGAGACGTGCACGATCGGCGGGAACATCGCCACCGGCGCGGGCGGGCTGTGCTGTGTGAAGTACGGGGTGACCGCCGACTACGTCCTGGGGCTGACGGTGGTCCTGGCGGACGGCGAAGTGCTGCGCGTCGGCCGGAACACGGTCAAGGGCGTGGCCGGCTACGACCTCACCCGGCTGTTCGTGGGGTCGGAGGGCACCCTGGGCGTCATCGTCGAGGCGACCTTGGCGCTGGTTCCGCCGCGGCCGCCGGCCCTCGCGCTGCTGGCCCGGTTCGCGTCCACCGCCGACGCGGGCGAGGCCGTGGGGGCGATCATCCGGGAGGGCCACGTGCCGTCCGCGCTGGAGCTGCTGGACCGCGCGACGACGCGCGCGGTCGCGGCGCTGGGCCACCCCCTGCTGGGCGGCGACCGCACGGAGGCCGCGGCGACGCTCATCGTGGCCAGCGACGCCCCCGACGCACGGGAGCGGGTGCGCGCCATGACGGAGCTGTGCCGGGACGCCAAGGCGCTGTCCGTCACCGCGGCCGAGGACGAGGAGCAAACCGGGCAGGTGCTGCGGGCCCGGCGGATGGTGATGCCCGCGCTGGCCGCGCACGCGGGGGCCGGCGACCGCGAGGTGACGGCGTTCATCGAGGACGTGGCCGTGCCGCGTGCCCGGCTCGCCGTGCTCATCGAACAGATCGAGCAGATCGCCCAGGAGCACGACCTGTTCATCGCCACCGTCGGCCACGCCGGTGACGGCAACCTCCATCCGACCGTGGTCTTCGACCCCGCCGACCCGTCGGCGGTGCGGCGGGCGAAGGACGCGTACGACGCCATCATGGCCGCGGCGCTCGAACTGGGCGGCACGATCACCGGCGAGCACGGCGTGGGCACCCTCAAGCGGGACTGGCTCGCCCGGGAGCTCTCCCCCCGCAGCCTGCGCCTGCACCGGGACGTCAAACGCCTGCTCGACCCCGAGGGGCTGCTCAACCCCGGGAAGGTGCTGGCATGA
- a CDS encoding thiamine pyrophosphate-dependent enzyme: MTGGSVDAEGAWDAAVALAERRGLPVWASPVEGRVGFPENHPLYRGVLPPAIGPLSQALAGHDLVLVVGAPVFRYYPYVPGPLLPEGAELVLLTSDPGEAARAPVGDALVAGLRPTLELLTELVEKTAWTPDGRRPEPAPAPAEDGSEPMSAATALAAVASAAPADTVWVNESPSNLQVFRDHVRVDRPGSFLMTTGGGLGFGLAAAVGARLGRPERPVVAVVGDGSAQYAISALWTAAAYHVPVTFVVPANREYAILKWFGRFENTPGVPGLDLPGLDLCALAQGYGVPAHRATGPAHLAELVRAATAGSDGPVLIEAPVTTVPPTL; the protein is encoded by the coding sequence GTGACGGGTGGTTCGGTGGACGCGGAGGGCGCGTGGGACGCGGCCGTGGCGCTGGCCGAGCGACGGGGGCTGCCCGTCTGGGCGTCCCCGGTGGAGGGCCGGGTCGGCTTCCCCGAGAACCACCCCCTCTACCGGGGTGTGCTGCCCCCGGCGATCGGGCCGCTGTCCCAGGCTCTGGCGGGCCACGACCTCGTGCTGGTCGTCGGTGCGCCCGTCTTCCGCTACTACCCCTACGTGCCGGGCCCGTTGCTGCCCGAGGGCGCCGAGCTGGTGCTGCTCACCAGCGATCCCGGCGAGGCGGCGCGTGCCCCCGTCGGCGACGCGCTGGTCGCGGGGCTGCGGCCCACCCTCGAACTGCTCACCGAGCTGGTGGAGAAGACGGCGTGGACACCCGACGGGCGGCGGCCAGAGCCCGCGCCGGCGCCCGCTGAGGACGGGAGCGAGCCGATGTCGGCGGCCACGGCCCTGGCCGCCGTCGCGAGCGCGGCACCGGCGGACACGGTGTGGGTGAACGAGTCGCCCTCCAACCTCCAGGTCTTCCGCGACCACGTGCGCGTCGACCGGCCCGGCTCCTTCCTGATGACCACCGGCGGCGGCCTGGGCTTCGGGCTCGCGGCGGCCGTGGGGGCCCGGCTCGGGCGGCCGGAACGGCCGGTCGTGGCGGTCGTGGGCGACGGCTCCGCGCAGTACGCGATCAGCGCCCTGTGGACGGCGGCCGCCTACCACGTACCGGTGACGTTCGTCGTCCCCGCCAACCGGGAGTACGCGATCCTCAAGTGGTTCGGCCGCTTCGAGAACACCCCCGGCGTGCCGGGCCTGGACCTGCCCGGCCTCGACCTGTGCGCGCTGGCCCAGGGCTACGGCGTGCCGGCACACCGCGCCACGGGCCCGGCGCACCTCGCCGAGCTGGTCCGTGCCGCCACCGCCGGCTCCGACGGGCCCGTCCTCATCGAGGCACCGGTCACGACCGTGCCGCCCACGCTCTGA
- a CDS encoding peroxidase family protein — translation MTPAPRPRREWHDLPFPLALWEIRRQRELLRAHNLHDTHGAGGERPRRPSPELLPHRSYDGSGYDPDDLDMGRAGTRFDRNCALPQTFPEAERDGLLAPAPREVSRRLLSRDAGFRPARTLNLLAAAWIQFQNHGWFSHGDNEVDRPLEVPLAPDDDWPQCPMLVRRTRPDPLAHTGTGRPPTYENTVTHWWDGSQVYGSTEERCRALRTGEGGKLAVVDGRLPDERRAGLSGIDATGFNDNYWVGLSLLHTLFAKEHNAICDRIASCHPTWDDERLFHTARLVNAAVMAKIHTVEWTPAVIDQPVTRAAMHVNWYGVLPARLRRRMRRFGRGEALFGIPGSPTRHHAAPYSMTEEFVTSYRLHPLIRDEYEIRSHRTGALIERTGFEPLQALATRKAVDHWGFADLFYSFGSMHPGAITLHNHPDCLRDLARVSGERVDLGTVDVLRDRERGVPRYTAFRAALHRPPVRTFEELTGGDVRLAAELREVYDGRLERVDTMVGMYAEPKPRGFAFSDTAFRVFVLMASRRLKSDRFFTSDYRPEVYTPEGLEWIDRTSMRDVLLRHHPELAPALEGVRNPFAPWAGPR, via the coding sequence ATGACCCCGGCACCCCGGCCCCGCCGCGAGTGGCACGACCTGCCCTTCCCCCTGGCGCTGTGGGAGATCAGACGGCAGCGGGAGCTGCTGCGCGCCCACAACCTGCACGACACCCACGGCGCCGGAGGCGAGCGCCCCCGCCGGCCGAGCCCCGAGCTGCTGCCCCACCGCAGCTACGACGGCTCGGGCTACGACCCCGACGACCTCGACATGGGCCGCGCGGGCACCCGCTTCGACCGCAACTGCGCGCTGCCGCAGACCTTTCCCGAGGCGGAGCGCGACGGCCTGCTGGCGCCCGCCCCGCGCGAGGTCAGCAGGCGCCTGCTGAGCCGGGACGCCGGGTTCCGGCCGGCTCGCACCCTCAACCTGCTGGCCGCGGCCTGGATCCAGTTCCAGAACCACGGCTGGTTCAGCCACGGCGACAACGAGGTCGACCGGCCGCTGGAGGTCCCCCTCGCCCCGGACGACGACTGGCCGCAGTGCCCCATGCTCGTACGCCGCACCCGCCCCGACCCCCTCGCGCACACCGGCACCGGCCGGCCGCCGACGTACGAGAACACGGTCACCCACTGGTGGGACGGCTCGCAGGTCTACGGGTCGACCGAGGAGCGGTGCCGGGCGCTGCGCACGGGTGAGGGCGGCAAGCTGGCCGTCGTGGACGGCCGGCTGCCGGACGAGAGGCGCGCGGGGCTCTCCGGCATCGACGCCACGGGCTTCAACGACAACTACTGGGTGGGCCTGTCGCTGCTGCACACACTCTTCGCCAAGGAGCACAACGCGATCTGCGACCGCATCGCCTCCTGCCACCCGACCTGGGACGACGAGCGGCTCTTCCACACCGCGCGGCTGGTGAACGCGGCCGTCATGGCGAAGATCCACACCGTGGAGTGGACGCCGGCCGTCATCGACCAGCCGGTCACCCGGGCGGCGATGCACGTCAACTGGTACGGGGTGCTGCCGGCCCGGCTGCGCCGCCGGATGCGGCGCTTCGGCCGCGGCGAGGCGCTCTTCGGCATCCCCGGCTCCCCCACCCGGCACCACGCCGCCCCGTACTCGATGACGGAGGAGTTCGTCACCTCCTACCGGCTGCACCCGCTGATCCGCGACGAGTACGAGATCCGCTCGCACCGCACGGGCGCCCTCATCGAGCGTACGGGCTTCGAGCCGCTACAGGCGCTGGCCACCCGCAAGGCGGTGGACCACTGGGGCTTCGCCGACCTGTTCTACTCCTTCGGCTCCATGCACCCCGGTGCCATCACCCTGCACAACCATCCCGACTGCCTACGGGATCTGGCCCGGGTGTCCGGGGAGCGCGTCGACCTGGGCACCGTGGACGTCCTGCGCGACCGCGAGCGCGGCGTCCCCCGCTACACCGCCTTCCGCGCCGCGCTGCACCGGCCGCCGGTGCGGACCTTCGAGGAACTGACCGGCGGGGACGTCCGGCTGGCCGCGGAGCTGCGCGAGGTCTACGACGGGCGGCTGGAGCGGGTGGACACGATGGTCGGCATGTACGCGGAGCCCAAGCCGCGCGGCTTCGCCTTCAGCGACACGGCGTTCCGGGTGTTCGTCCTGATGGCGTCCCGGCGGCTGAAGAGCGACCGCTTCTTCACCAGCGACTACCGGCCGGAGGTCTACACGCCGGAGGGCCTGGAGTGGATCGACCGCACGAGCATGCGCGACGTCCTGCTGCGTCACCACCCGGAGCTGGCGCCCGCCCTGGAGGGCGTGCGCAACCCCTTCGCGCCGTGGGCGGGGCCGCGGTGA
- a CDS encoding thiamine pyrophosphate-binding protein: protein MTTVRAATRELLRSRGATTVFGNPGSTELPFLQDFPEDFRYVLGLQEAVVVGMADGYAQATGTTALVNLHTAPGVGNAMGAIVTAAANHTPMVVTAGQQVRAMMTMEALLTNVDATVLPRPAVKWAYEPPRPQDVPAALARAFHIAESAPAARCSSRFPWTTSTRRWTGPPPWPRGRRRGAGSATSRRRTGGPSRNWPGGSRGPPPPCW, encoded by the coding sequence ATGACGACCGTACGCGCAGCCACGCGTGAGCTGTTGCGGTCCCGTGGAGCGACGACGGTGTTCGGCAACCCCGGATCCACCGAACTCCCCTTCCTCCAGGACTTCCCCGAGGACTTCCGCTACGTGCTGGGCCTCCAGGAGGCCGTCGTCGTCGGGATGGCCGACGGGTACGCCCAGGCCACCGGCACCACGGCACTGGTCAACCTGCACACCGCCCCCGGCGTGGGCAACGCCATGGGCGCCATCGTGACCGCCGCCGCCAACCACACCCCGATGGTGGTGACGGCGGGCCAGCAGGTGCGCGCCATGATGACCATGGAGGCGCTGCTGACGAACGTCGACGCCACCGTCCTGCCCCGTCCCGCCGTGAAGTGGGCCTACGAACCGCCCCGCCCGCAGGACGTGCCCGCCGCGCTCGCCCGGGCCTTCCACATCGCCGAGAGCGCCCCCGCGGCCCGGTGTTCCTCTCGCTTCCCATGGACGACTTCGACGCGGAGATGGACGGGGCCGCCGCCCTGGCCGCGCGGCAGGCGGCGCGGCGCCGGGTCGGCGACGTCACGGCGGCGGACGGGAGGGCCGTCGAGGAACTGGCCCGGCGGCTCGCGCGGGCCGCCTCCCCCGTGCTGGTGA
- a CDS encoding lipase family protein, translated as MTTDSGTRAGAGTDAAALAAVARTLGEVAGAIREAGRVVTAVSCDPALAASLGRSPRSGLRALRALGGALTAPSGLGYAPDGGRLGRAARLGGLLTGRANLAVDVAVTSLKLRIRLCSARHPEFAEDGLVRRLLEAVEADRQTLALRIFRDGVRAQGADRVLSRLAPSLTEVMAWNALVDENPFNDAAAWHIVTGTRPDGDPLLGLSIGAWARWDRGPGRAVVQPPDAGFLDRLDPGGGIGAHLRNLAVLGNDGRMLVQRVTGPDDVTRYVVLLPGMAFGRPRNPTPQDLVGAVTAVGRNDSPYTRSVRKALVRTVPEGASVALVGHSLGGIAAMNLTEIPQVNQRWRLTHVVAVGSPVDFKRPYDPKTRVVSLVNEHDVVPNLEGRSPVSVFPVPADWLEITWADPSHDFPRCHGAEAYAQGLDEVVPHARDQVDALLAPYRGRVEETVVLRLHDR; from the coding sequence GTGACGACCGACAGCGGCACCCGCGCCGGAGCCGGCACGGACGCGGCCGCCCTGGCCGCCGTGGCCCGGACGCTGGGCGAGGTGGCGGGCGCGATCCGCGAGGCGGGCCGGGTGGTGACGGCCGTGTCCTGCGACCCGGCGCTGGCGGCCTCGCTGGGCCGCTCCCCCCGCAGCGGCCTGCGGGCGCTGCGGGCCCTGGGCGGGGCGCTGACCGCCCCCTCCGGGCTGGGCTACGCGCCGGACGGCGGACGGCTGGGCCGGGCGGCCCGGCTGGGCGGGTTGCTGACGGGCCGGGCGAACCTGGCGGTGGACGTGGCGGTGACCTCGCTCAAGCTGCGGATCCGGCTGTGTTCGGCGCGGCATCCGGAGTTCGCCGAGGACGGCTTGGTGCGGCGGCTGCTGGAGGCCGTCGAGGCGGACCGGCAGACGCTCGCGCTGCGGATCTTCCGCGACGGCGTCCGCGCGCAGGGCGCCGACCGGGTGCTGTCCCGGCTGGCGCCGTCGCTGACCGAGGTCATGGCGTGGAACGCGCTGGTGGACGAGAACCCGTTCAACGACGCGGCGGCCTGGCACATCGTCACCGGCACCCGCCCGGACGGCGATCCGCTGCTGGGCCTGTCGATCGGGGCGTGGGCCCGCTGGGACCGCGGCCCCGGTAGGGCCGTCGTCCAGCCCCCGGACGCCGGCTTCCTGGACCGGCTCGATCCCGGCGGCGGCATCGGCGCCCATCTGCGGAACCTGGCGGTCCTGGGCAACGACGGCCGGATGCTGGTCCAGCGGGTGACCGGCCCGGACGACGTCACGCGGTACGTGGTGCTGCTGCCCGGCATGGCCTTCGGGCGGCCCCGCAACCCCACTCCGCAGGACCTGGTCGGCGCGGTGACCGCCGTGGGCCGCAACGACTCGCCGTACACCCGCTCGGTCCGCAAGGCCCTGGTGCGGACGGTGCCGGAGGGGGCGTCGGTGGCGCTGGTCGGCCACAGCCTGGGCGGCATCGCGGCCATGAACCTCACCGAGATCCCGCAGGTCAACCAGCGGTGGCGGCTCACCCACGTGGTCGCCGTCGGCTCGCCGGTCGACTTCAAACGCCCGTACGACCCGAAGACGCGGGTGGTCAGCCTCGTCAACGAGCACGACGTGGTGCCCAACCTGGAGGGCCGCAGCCCGGTCTCCGTCTTCCCCGTGCCCGCCGACTGGCTGGAGATCACCTGGGCCGACCCCTCGCACGACTTCCCCCGGTGTCACGGCGCCGAGGCGTACGCGCAGGGCCTCGACGAGGTGGTGCCCCACGCCCGCGACCAGGTGGACGCCCTGCTGGCCCCCTACCGCGGCCGGGTGGAGGAGACCGTCGTCCTCCGCCTCCACGACCGGTGA
- a CDS encoding cytochrome P450 produces MTWTSQTFGGEARTDAAIRTALPTASRSENLRLTLLYFLPNYLKGVFRARPRVGRLVARLDPGRHGAETMRRLRRRHGRGPVVVRGTSGPTLLVLDAEDARQVLSGPVEVYAVDTWEKVSGFAAVQPEALVASHGRQRTARRAFNDAVLDAGLPVHRLAGHFLRVVGEESRALLGPEAEAGLTAGQIRERVERVGRRCFLGEAAADDEEFSRLLGELLAEANWMGARRWRAARTRRLRRRMMQRQARYLCDADPRSLTGLFRTAPRGPETAPEGQVAHWFMALGVVHAAVVQTLSLLATHPRHHARAVREVREADRRHGAHTVAGFEAMDYVRACVQDAVRLWPPVPSLMRRTTAETRWRTAVAPGGVNVLVPAAFHARDEERIDYAHRFAPQKWLDGTAGEDWAVSPFSRGEARCSGTELGILLATGFVAEFLRGGELAVAGVRLDPGRPLPHGFDATRLRIGYRPCPAPEER; encoded by the coding sequence ATGACCTGGACCAGCCAGACCTTCGGCGGCGAGGCGCGGACGGACGCGGCCATCCGGACCGCCCTGCCCACCGCCTCCCGGAGCGAGAACCTCCGGCTGACGCTCCTCTACTTCCTGCCCAACTACCTCAAGGGCGTCTTCCGGGCCCGGCCCCGCGTGGGCCGGCTGGTGGCCCGGCTGGACCCCGGCCGGCACGGCGCGGAGACGATGCGGCGGCTGCGCCGCCGGCACGGGCGCGGACCGGTCGTGGTGCGCGGCACGTCCGGGCCCACGCTGCTGGTGCTCGACGCCGAGGACGCCCGGCAGGTGCTGTCCGGGCCCGTCGAGGTGTACGCGGTCGACACGTGGGAGAAGGTGAGCGGCTTCGCCGCGGTGCAGCCCGAGGCGCTGGTCGCCTCGCACGGCCGGCAGCGCACGGCGCGCCGTGCGTTCAACGACGCCGTGCTGGACGCCGGCCTGCCCGTGCACCGGCTCGCGGGGCACTTCCTGCGGGTCGTGGGCGAGGAGTCCAGGGCGCTGCTGGGCCCGGAGGCGGAGGCGGGGCTGACCGCCGGGCAGATCCGTGAGCGCGTCGAACGCGTGGGGCGGCGCTGCTTCCTGGGCGAGGCGGCGGCCGACGACGAGGAGTTCTCCCGTCTGCTGGGGGAACTGCTGGCGGAGGCCAACTGGATGGGCGCCCGGCGCTGGAGGGCGGCCCGGACCCGCCGGCTGCGCCGGCGGATGATGCAGCGCCAGGCCCGGTACCTGTGCGACGCCGACCCGCGCAGCCTGACCGGCCTGTTCCGGACGGCGCCCCGCGGCCCGGAGACCGCGCCCGAGGGGCAGGTGGCCCACTGGTTCATGGCGCTGGGCGTGGTGCACGCCGCCGTGGTGCAGACCCTCTCCCTGCTCGCCACCCACCCGCGCCACCACGCGCGGGCCGTCCGCGAGGTCAGGGAGGCGGACCGGCGCCACGGCGCCCACACGGTGGCCGGGTTCGAGGCCATGGACTACGTACGCGCCTGCGTCCAGGACGCGGTGCGGCTGTGGCCGCCGGTACCCAGCCTGATGCGGCGCACGACGGCGGAGACCCGGTGGCGGACGGCCGTGGCGCCGGGCGGGGTGAACGTCCTGGTGCCGGCCGCGTTCCACGCCCGCGACGAGGAGCGCATCGACTACGCGCACCGGTTCGCTCCCCAGAAGTGGCTGGACGGCACGGCCGGGGAGGACTGGGCCGTCAGCCCGTTCAGCCGGGGCGAGGCGCGGTGCAGCGGCACGGAGCTGGGGATCCTGCTGGCCACCGGCTTCGTCGCCGAGTTCCTGCGGGGCGGCGAACTGGCGGTGGCCGGCGTGCGGCTCGACCCCGGCCGGCCGCTGCCGCACGGCTTCGACGCCACGCGGCTGCGGATCGGCTACCGCCCCTGCCCGGCGCCGGAGGAGCGGTGA
- a CDS encoding ATP-dependent DNA ligase, with the protein MLLAEIAQVSGRIAATSARSEKVALLAGLFRDAEPDEAPVVIPYLAGRLPQRRIGVGWSTLRHAPAPAGRATLTVGEVDRALSAIAAVTGPGAQGERKRLVGALLAAATAEEQHFLLRLIGGELRQGALDALAVEGLAAAVGAPPQEVRRAVMLGGSLGAVARALLAAGPAALAGFRLEVGRPVLPMLAHSAKDVDEALDRLGPCAVEEKLDGIRVQVHRDGGTVRVYTRTLDEITERLPELTAAALDLPVSSVVLDGEVIALDPQGRPRPFQETAGRVGSRLDVAAAGTALPLSPVFFDVLAVDGRELLELPAAERHAVLARVVPGPLRVRRLVVADPAEQRDRAAAREFSAEVLRRGHEGVVVKALDAPYSAGRRGASWLKVKPVHTLDLVVLAAEWGHGRRRGKLSNLHLGARRPDGSFAMLGKTFKGMTDAMLTWQTERLLGLALNDDGFVVTVRPELVVEVAFDGLQRSTRYPAGVTLRFARVLGYREDKRAEEADTVETVLGFLP; encoded by the coding sequence ATGCTGCTGGCCGAGATCGCACAGGTGTCGGGGCGCATCGCGGCCACGAGCGCCCGGTCGGAGAAGGTGGCCCTGCTGGCCGGGCTGTTCCGGGACGCCGAGCCGGACGAGGCGCCGGTCGTCATCCCGTACCTGGCGGGCCGGCTGCCGCAGCGCAGGATCGGCGTGGGCTGGAGCACCCTGCGGCACGCCCCCGCTCCGGCCGGCCGGGCCACCCTGACCGTGGGGGAGGTCGACCGGGCGCTCAGCGCGATCGCCGCCGTGACGGGTCCGGGGGCGCAGGGCGAACGCAAGCGGCTCGTCGGCGCGTTGCTGGCGGCGGCCACGGCCGAGGAGCAGCACTTCCTCCTCCGGCTGATCGGGGGCGAGCTGCGGCAGGGCGCCCTGGACGCGCTGGCCGTGGAGGGGCTGGCGGCCGCGGTGGGTGCGCCGCCGCAGGAGGTGCGGCGGGCGGTGATGCTCGGCGGCTCGCTCGGCGCGGTGGCCCGGGCGCTGCTGGCCGCGGGCCCGGCGGCGCTGGCGGGGTTCCGGCTGGAGGTGGGGCGGCCGGTGCTGCCGATGCTGGCGCACAGCGCCAAGGACGTCGACGAGGCGCTGGACCGGCTGGGCCCGTGCGCGGTGGAGGAGAAGCTGGACGGCATCCGGGTGCAGGTGCACCGGGACGGCGGCACGGTGCGGGTCTACACCCGCACCCTCGACGAGATCACCGAGCGGCTGCCGGAGCTGACGGCCGCGGCCCTGGACCTGCCGGTCTCCTCGGTGGTGCTGGACGGCGAGGTCATCGCCCTGGACCCGCAGGGCCGCCCCCGGCCGTTCCAGGAGACCGCCGGCCGGGTCGGGTCCCGGCTGGACGTGGCGGCGGCGGGCACCGCGCTGCCGCTCTCGCCGGTCTTCTTCGACGTGCTGGCCGTGGACGGCCGCGAGCTGCTGGAGCTGCCGGCCGCCGAGCGGCACGCGGTGCTGGCCCGGGTGGTGCCGGGGCCGCTGCGCGTACGGCGGCTGGTCGTCGCGGACCCGGCGGAGCAGCGGGACCGGGCGGCGGCGCGGGAGTTCTCGGCGGAGGTGCTGCGGCGCGGGCACGAGGGCGTGGTGGTCAAGGCGCTGGACGCCCCCTACAGCGCGGGCCGGCGGGGCGCCTCGTGGCTGAAGGTCAAGCCCGTGCACACGCTGGACCTGGTGGTGCTGGCGGCCGAGTGGGGGCACGGGCGGCGGCGGGGGAAGCTGTCGAACCTGCACCTGGGGGCGCGCCGGCCGGACGGCTCGTTCGCGATGCTCGGCAAGACGTTCAAGGGCATGACCGACGCGATGCTGACCTGGCAGACGGAGCGGCTGCTGGGCCTGGCGCTGAACGACGACGGCTTCGTGGTGACGGTGCGGCCCGAGCTGGTGGTGGAGGTCGCGTTCGACGGTCTCCAGCGGTCCACCCGGTACCCGGCGGGGGTGACGCTGCGGTTCGCGCGGGTGCTCGGGTACCGGGAGGACAAGCGGGCCGAGGAGGCCGACACGGTGGAGACGGTGCTGGGTTTCCTCCCCTGA